The sequence CCCCAAACCTCCACCATCATCTTTCTAAGAGATCccgtttttatttttcttttgtttttcctgACCCTGAGCCTCCCCCCTCTGGCTTTGGGACTTCTCCTATTTCACAAGATGAAAAACTTCTATTTGGCCTTCTCACAAAAAAATCTCTGTTGTGAAGCTTGAAGTGGAGAGCACCCAGTTAGGTTTTTTTGGTGTCAGCGATACGGCTAAATTGGTTTTTGTTCTtgtttgtctttttctttttcctacaGGAAAGCTGTAGATGACGATGACAATGACAGCGATGAGGAATCGAAAAGGAGCAGGACGGTACGATTCCATCCTATAATTCTTAATATGACTGTCCATTTTATCATCTGAGGGTGCCTTTTAATGCAgtgatgaatgaattggattgcAGTTATCTACCAAAGGGAAAATTGAAATTTCATCAGCATTTTTTGTATGAAGGTGTGGACTCCAAACAGCAGTTACATTACTTTCAAGTCAGGCTTGAGAGAAATGTAATTTCATTTTGAGAGTCAATGCCTCATTTTCGCTTTCCCTTGATTAACTGAATTTTTGCAGTTCAGTCACACATCCAAATGATATGCTCAGAAACAGATTTAAATCTCTATTTTTACCAGCAGATCATGTCTTATTTTCGCTTCCCCTTGATTAACTGAATTTTTGCAGTTCAGTCACGCATCCAAATGATATGCTCAGAAACAGATTTAAAACTCTATTTTTCAAGACAATGTTCAAATTGTTGCTAGATTACAAGAGATGATGTGAACTTGTTAAGAGTAATTTGGAGGAATGCTGGTTGCACACGAGTTGATGGAGATGTGTGAAAGACGTGTAACAAGATCCAACTACTCATCCAGCAGGCCATCGTTGTTTTCCCTGGCCTAGAAACAGGACAGTTGGGACTATCCCAAGTGCTTAATTTGCTGAAAAAGAATAGACTATAACCGGTTGTGAGACATGTTCCATTGAGCTGTTAACATTCCGTAACTGGCCTGTGTGGTGTGCTGAATGCACAATCTGGATCTTGTACATGTCTGCCATGTGTCCCATGGAAAAGCATCTGCAAgaagtttgtttgtttgtttgtttttttttttttttctggatcaTCTCAGAGTTCCTGTAATCTACACTTACAAGAAAAGAGTTGCCATCTGATCATACAGAAATTATCATTCCCGATCCCTTCTGAGTTGTTTATTGCacaaatgcttgtattttttgCACGCTTGAACACACCCTGAAAGgcttctctttttcttcaaatGTCATGGTTAttatttctacaaacacctaaAAGGCTGTCTGAACGTGCTCTTAAATGATATTTGCAGAATGGATTTCATCTCATAGTAGGAAATAACAAAATCTTTACAATTCTCGTGGTATTTTTGAAAAATTCTATTGATTTACCAatggaaattttgattttgatctctCTGAGATTTGGCAGTCAACATAGAAACTATTTGCATGGTTGTAGCATCTCTTGTCCATGTTTCATCATTAACTTTGCCCTTAAGAGGAAGGCTATTGTTTATTGCAGCATGAGATGGGCCACAGCAGCAGCGGTAGAGGGCGGGGGAGGGGCCGAGGAAGAGGCCGTGGACGTCCTAGTCGAGCGGCTGAGAGAGAGAGTGCCCAATATGAAAAATGCGAAGATGATCCAGACATTTCTCCTCCACACAATGACAAACAGAACCCTAATCCTGGAAGGCCAGatgatggcatcgaagacaaAGAATCAAAGGAAAACATAGCTAGTAGCAGCACCAATGTGATGGCACGGAACTTCGATCTGAATGTGGAGTTGAATGAGAATGAAGACGCCACGGCCGCAGCTAGGAAAGTCCCAGCGCCGGACGTCAAGCACGAGGAGTATCCGGGCTGGTCACTCTCCGACATGGACAAGATGGCCATTGACCCGATTCAGCTTGCACAACTCAACAaacagatagaagaagaagaggaagattaTGACGAGGAAGGATGAGACTGTAAACTAGAGGAACCATCTGATCCCCGGCCCAAGGATATGCATGCTATCCTCAATATTTCCTTTTGTACTAGTGGAGCCAGTGATTAAACATTTTCAGATCTCTGAAGTGATTAGCTTCATCGTGGATGGACTGTGCCCCTGAAATCTCCAGGATTGAAAATCCTACCCATTGATTCCCTTCTGTAGTAATCAATGGGTAGGATTATCCCAACAAGGATATTTTTGGGCCGTGGTCCATCGAGAGTCAGATCTGCCGTACCCGAGGACTTGAAGATTTTATACATGATCACAGGGCGTGGATCACATGATTCCTCATGTAAAGTATCCCTCACAGAGGTTGGTAACTCCATTCTGATACATACAATGCTATTCACCATTTTGAGACTACTGGTAGGAGCTTttaggggaaaacacaaacacacaGATAGCCTAAGGAGATTAAATGCTAGAAATGGCTGGAAAAGCTTTCAGCCTTCCCAGTACTTGTATTATATGCTGCTTCTACACCACTAACAAGAACAGTACTGCTACCTTTTAGTTTAAAGCATTAGACAAATCCTTCATGTGCGTACCTGTCCGGTTGATCATTGATGGATGTGTAATGATGGCTGCCATTGCCATTGTATCCCGCCACAATATGGGGATTATCTATTGGTATATGGATGCTTTATGAGGGATTGCTTGCCATTGACTGATATGAATTCCCAACCTCTGCACTCCCCATCCACTTGCATTACGTCGCACAACTATAGGCTGCCATGAACATTTGTGTTGAGCCAACTTGGGCTTTTACACGCCTGTCGTAACGCAAAGTCACGGCTGATGGATTCTCCTGTGGGTCTGGTCtgttttttctcctctttttttttttaaattattattttctcCCATAACCAAGGTGTTGAAAATTGTCTGAAACCAGCAAGTATAGCCCCATATATGATTTGCAATGTGCACAAGTTTCTATACCTACCATACGGTACCACCCACCTGTAAACAATATTAGGAGTGTTTCAGTCAAAATCCTTGTAGGATAATCTGCATTTGGCTGACTAGGACAAGCTATGGCGAGGGTAACTCTGTCATTGGATGGTTTTGAGGAGCAGCTGCAGAAATGTGTatggggtggggcccattgtggtgtgttggCATCCAAGTATCCATAAAGTGTACCTAAGCAGGATAAAGGGATGCCCCGAGTAGGCAACACcacttgattttgatgatttaggTACGCCTTCCATTTTTTttagggtgtggcccacatgagcattggatcagcttgattttttttttcctttcccctTGGGTTGCATATAGGAATATCTTTGGAACCGTAAGTACTCCCAAGTATAGGCAGGTTTGGGTCTGGTCCAATTTAAAGACCGTTAAAATCGGTAAGAGAATCTATTTACACACCCACATTTTTTCCTAAACCAAACGCATGTAAGAGAACCCTTTTACACACCAACGCATGTGTCAAAGTTGCAAATGCATCtgcaatattaa is a genomic window of Magnolia sinica isolate HGM2019 chromosome 15, MsV1, whole genome shotgun sequence containing:
- the LOC131228142 gene encoding uncharacterized protein LOC131228142 isoform X1 → MRKKLDTRFPASRIKKIMQADEDVGKIALAVPLLVSKALELFLQDLCDRTYDITLQRGAKTMSSLHLKQCVQSYNVFDFLREIVSKVPDLGGSDAAGEDRSITRRRKAVDDDDNDSDEESKRSRTHEMGHSSSGRGRGRGRGRGRGRPSRAAERESAQYEKCEDDPDISPPHNDKQNPNPGRPDDGIEDKESKENIASSSTNVMARNFDLNVELNENEDATAAARKVPAPDVKHEEYPGWSLSDMDKMAIDPIQLAQLNKQIEEEEEDYDEEG
- the LOC131228142 gene encoding uncharacterized protein LOC131228142 isoform X2; translated protein: MQADEDVGKIALAVPLLVSKALELFLQDLCDRTYDITLQRGAKTMSSLHLKQCVQSYNVFDFLREIVSKVPDLGGSDAAGEDRSITRRRKAVDDDDNDSDEESKRSRTHEMGHSSSGRGRGRGRGRGRGRPSRAAERESAQYEKCEDDPDISPPHNDKQNPNPGRPDDGIEDKESKENIASSSTNVMARNFDLNVELNENEDATAAARKVPAPDVKHEEYPGWSLSDMDKMAIDPIQLAQLNKQIEEEEEDYDEEG